One Triticum dicoccoides isolate Atlit2015 ecotype Zavitan chromosome 3B, WEW_v2.0, whole genome shotgun sequence genomic window, AGTAGGGTGTACAACCTACCATCAAAAACCTGGCGATAGCAAAAGGGTCAAATCACGAAATTTTACAAACTGGGTCAGATCTCAGATTAACTTTTAGAAAAGGATCAAAAACAGGAAATTTAGCCCCCGTCGCTTCCTCGGGGGCGACATAGGGGGTGatatttctttttcactttcacaaGGAGACGTGAGCAATGGAAGGCTCCATCCATTGACAATTCAACCTAACAATACGGCCCCACATGCACTACCACTAGTAGTAACaaatccctcgctctctctctcgctcggtcgctccaacgggtttcaaatagatcgCCCTGCATAAAAGCCACTCATTTCCCCCACTGGCTCACTCTGCTTccgctctcctcctcatcctctctGCCACTAACCACCTCCCTCTGCATCAAACCCACCACCACTCCctcctccctcccccgtttctcgctTTCCCCCGCGACAGAATCTCCAGCGGCGTCGCCCCCCTCCGGCCCCAATGGTGAACCCGCCGGAGCTCTACCACCGGATCCTCGACGTCCCCAGGGGCACCTCGTCGCAGGGGCTCCGCGCCGCCTACAAGGGCCTCGCCAGGAAATGGCACCCCGACAAGCACCCGCCGGCCTCCAAGCCCGAGGCCGAGGCGCGCTTCAAGGCCATCACCGAGGCCTACGAGGTCAGTGTCCCCCCCGCCTCTTCCCCGGGCGCCTCCCTCCGTGCGTGCGTCGCCGCCGTGGAAACCGCATGCATTCGCAGCTCGTCCTGATTCGCTGTCGGCGTGGGCTTGTTTTGGTTGCGCAGGCGCTCCTGGACCAGCAGGAGAACAGGGCGGTGTTCGGGGTGTGCAACGACGACCGGGCGGCCGAGATGTTCGGGAcgttcggcgccggcgccggcgggggcGGCGCGCGCATGGCGAGGTCGCGCAGCGACGACTTCTGCATGCGGAGCGCGCCCGCCACGCCGGCCAGGGAGTTCACCAAGGTCTACAGCTCCGGCAACACGGGCGGCCGCCGCGCCTTCGCCGAGTTCTCCAGCTCCATCATGCGCAAGGCGCCGCCGCTGGAGCGCGCCCTCGAGTGCACGCTGGAGGAGCTCTGCCGCGGCTGCAAGAAGCAGGTCAAGTTCACCCGCGACGTCGTCACCAAGAACGGGTACTGCCACTCGCTCaccgcttcctcctcctcccccccacCAAATCCATGAGCAGGACTGATTGAAACTTCACCTGAATTCTTCAAGAAAACAAAATATCAAATCACGCGGAACAGGCTCGATGTGATTCATCATCCATGTAAATAGGAGATTTCGACGGATCGATGCCTGGAAAATTTCAGGGTAGGCAAGAATTCAGACTCTGCTCCTGACGGCGACATCCATTCCACCTTGGCACCTTGCGCCCACGCCCCAATTCGCCGCACTGTTTCCAAATCCTCGATGCACAGTAGCCCAGCACCATTGCCGCTCCCTTTCCAGCCTACGCCGCACTTGTTTTTTACAGTGGGTGAACTGCTTTATAGCCTGCCTGCCTACCTTCCTGCATTCGTCAGGGGAATATTTAGCTTACTTTGGAACATAACAACCAAGCCTTTAGGCAACTGCTCTCCGGTGCGCGCCTTTTTTCACCTCGCGGGCATCTATGCTATCCTTGCAAAGATTATCCTACCTAACATGAGAGTAATACGACCACTAATGATGTTCTTGGAAAGGGTTTAGTGTCAGGGCCCTGTCTCGAGGGGATAATTCTAAGGCTTCAGTTGCTTTCCTTGCCACATATGTGTATGCAAGTTTGTTGGGGGCTTTGATTACCCTTCTTTTGGACCTATAATCTAACAAAGATGTGGTCCTTTGACGGTATTAATTCATAATTTCGTGTGCATGTGAGGGCATGGCCTAGGAGGGTTCAGAGACAATGACTCCTGAGCTTCCTTGCTCCTTTAGACTCTATCCCCTGGGAATGTTGTTGGGCTAATCACCATCACATGATTAATGCCTTTGACAGGTCAATAGTTAAGAAGGAGGTGACCCAGGCGATCATGGTGAAGCCGGGGTGGAGGAAAGGGCACAAGGTCACCTTGGACGGCATGGGGGATGAGAGGCCAGGGTGCCTACCGGCGGACGCCGTCTTCACCGTGGCCGAGAAGAAGCACTCGACATTCAAGAGGGTGGGCGACGACCTGGTGCTGAAGGCCAAGGTGCCGCTGGTGAACGCGCTCACCGGCTGGTCATTCTCATTCAGGCTCCTGAGCGGCAAGAAGGTGAGctgctcgttcgacgacgaggtcGTCTGCCCTGGGTACGAGAAGGTGATCAAAGGCGAAGGGATGCCGATCGCCGAGCAGAGAGGCGCGCGGGGCGATCTACGGGTGAAGCTCGAGATCGTCTTCCCGGAGCAGCTCACCGACGAGCAGCGCGCCGGCCTCGCTGAAATCCTCAAGGACTGCACCTGAGTGAGCTTGCAATGTTGTTGTTAGGTCCAGCTGTATGTATAAGTTTTCCCGGCCGTGCTGTTAATACCTCTCCAGAGGGTGTTAGTACATAAAGATATGGGTCCTTGTACATACAGTTCAGTttttctctctatatatatgatatgatGAAACGTGAGCCAAGCATTATGTGGATAGTATAGTAAATGTTTGGTCCATGAGCTGTATGTACACGCGAGATCTCGCCTTGTTTTCTTGGCCTCTTGATGCCTCCAGCTCATTCATTCCATTAACAATCTCAGAGTGCAGTTAATTGGTGCTCATTCCGTCAGTTACTAGCGTGCGCTGGTGCCAGCTTCGCCTAATCCCTTGCTTGGCCGAGGAATTTACAGGTTTGCTTTGTGCATTCCCCAGCTTTTCCTTGTCACCTACTGACACGCTGTTGATGCTGGTGGTGcttaaatctcaaggaattcaggACAGTTTCACCAGTTAATCATACTGCTGCAGATGCTTGGATCGTGGATGGGCCATTTGGTAGGCGAGAAAAGCCCGGGCGATCCGGAGAATTCGACAGAACTGGACCATGGCAATGAATCGCTCGTACCCGAGCGCGCAAATTGAATGAAATGATCTAGCTGaggtgaggggaggggaggaggagctGGAATTGATGGTTGGTGCAGCGAAGTTCCTCCAGCAGATGTTGGGCCCCTGATGCTCCTGGAAAGGAAAGAGCAACCAAACCAACCCTGTTTGGGAGCTGCGGTGGTTCAGTGCCAATTGGCGTTTGGTAGCCCAGCAGCAACAGAAGAGAGCAACTTGTGTGTGCTGCACTAGTgccagtaggtgctgcacaaacacCTTGGGACAACTAGGCAACAAGTTCTCCACCAGTCAACGTGGTGGAGACATGCTGCTGAATGATTATGCCTAAACTAACCTTCCTTCTTTTTTTCCCCTCTTTTCGAAGGCCATACATACTGTAGCGAATTCGACAAGATGTGGTGCCGGCAAATGAAGAGAAGGCGTTTTATGTTCACGGGTCACAATGTGGTCAAGAGGCTGCTGAATATATAGATCCTAAGTTACAAACATGGAAGAATCGGTCCGAtcatcgccgccgccggcggcagcGGGGGCTAGCTAGTACCCCATGACCGCCGACGACATGTTGAGCAGGGGCCCGAGCGTGTCGGGCGCGAACTTCCTGGCGAACAGGAAGCACATCGACGTCGGCCTCTGGTTGTAATAGCAGGGCCTGtcgttcctccacctcctcctcctgatGCCCTGGATCGCCGCCGCCGTCACGTTCTCGGCCGTGTGCTTGGCCGGGTGGGCGCCGCCCTTGGACCAGTCGACGTACGTCACCGTGCGGTTGGCGTTCCGCGCGCCGTGCAGCATGCTCACGGTGGTCGGGAGGTAGTGCTCGTCCGGGTAGCACGACGGCCGGCAGTGCCGCCTGAAGAGCGGGTAGTACTTGGTGTCGGCGAGGACGCTGATGGCCAGGTCGCGGCTCAGCTCGAACCACTGGGAGCCTTTCCTCCACTGCTGCAGCGTGATCGCCGGCGCCATGCGGCGGCTGTACCGGCCCTGGCACTGCTTCGTCTGCTGGAAGTAGACCTCCACGAAGCTGTGCCGTGAGCCGATGAGGTAGTCGTAGACCGCCCGGAAGCTGTGCAGCGGGATGCAGCTCTCCGAGAGCAGCACGAAGCGCTCGTTGGAGAAGTCCAGCAGCGCGTTCGCCAGCAGCCGCTTCTCCGCGTCCATCAGCGATATCGATCCCCACGCCGTCTCCTGCACGTACGCACGCGGAAAAGAATTAATGGCCGCACGTGAGGATGCATGCCGCCGGTCATGGCGCCGGCGGCATTGTGCTGTGCTGTGTCGTGTCGTGTGGCACGTGCGTTACGTACCTGGCTTGGGATTTGGCGGCCGTAGAAGGGCGAGTTGGTGGAGACGTTCACCGTCATCCCCGGCGGCGCGTGGACGTAGACGGAGAAGCGGTCCTCATTGCCCCGGAAGAAGCGCTCCCAGAGCGGGGCGAGCGGCAGCTCGCCGCGGCCGGTGAGGAACATGAAGGCCACCTTGGGCACGCGCTTGAACGGGTACTCGGCGGCCACCGGCACCATGGAGGCGCGCCAGAAGAGTTGCTCGTCCGTCATGTCGTGCATGAGCCGCGTCGGGGCCACGAACTCCGCGAAGCCGGCCTCGGCGTACAcggtggtggtgctgctgctggGGAAGACGATGTTGTTGATGGTCCTGGTGTACTGGGTGCGCGGCCCGGTGGCCGTCCAGAGGCCGGCGATCACGCCGACCGCGAAGATCACGAGGAACATCACTGACCTGGCGAGGCAGGTGGAGGACTCCTTCCTCGTGAACATAACCCTCAAGTCGTCGACGACCCCGCCCTTCATGGCCGAGCTCCCTTGTCGCCTCGCCACGCAACAAAACGCAAGCGTACAACGCCACTACGCggcaaaaccaaaaccaaaacccCTCGACATGAACGACGGGGAGAGCTCTGCCGCTTGATCGATCGATCGGTCGACGGATTTAAACGGGAAGCTCGGCGGATCGCTTGCGAGGCTCGGCTAGCAAAGCATACGATGCGATGCCAGGACGAGCCGCGCACTCCAGTACGTATACCTCTCTGGCTCCTGATTCCCGGGAGCTAGCCAGCCTTCACGAGCAAGCCATGGAGAGAGGCGGAGAGCCGGAGAAAGGTATATGCAGCCGCGGGATCGGTCGATCGGTGTTTCCCAAGATGGCGGTGGTAACGTGCGAAAAACAGGCCGAGATGCGGCCAAAAGGAGGGGAGGAGACCGAGATAGGGATCGAGGGAACAAGAAGGGGGCGCGCGAGAGGGAGGATATCCCGAGTTTGAAGTACGTAGCGTGTGCACCTGGGAAGGCGATTTATATACGGCGAGCGCCGTCGTGGAGACACGCGAGTCTTCTCGGTAATGTCAGCCCTAGGTATGTTCGATCGATATGCTGTCCAGCTTGACGGGGTATATGTGAGTTAGTTTCGAGGACGTATATGCATAGGAATCCAAGGCGCGTACGTGCGCGCGCACAGCTTCCGTTCCGGATTGTGTATGGAAGCTTCCTCAAAATACATATCGTTTTTTTCAGAAgtacatggaggatgtatgatttgCACGTATTCGCGCGAATACGCGACAACTTCAAGGATGGCATAGGGCATATTCGTCAAGGTGAAGTTTGGTGGATTGGTGTCGGATATGTGTAATCTGGCGCAAATGTATAACGGCATCGTGGGTTAGGATAGGCAGACTAGTGAAATTGGTCGACAAACATAGATCAGAAAGGAGACGATCCAAGCACACGCGGCGGTGGTGGTCGGTCGACTCTGGCAAGATGATGGCCTCAAGGGGCCTTGTGATCGATTGCACTATGTTGGTTTAGTAATATGGGGTCCATGTGTCTACTTCTGCAAAGGTTTAATCATGTAAATTTATCTCAAGTGGTATAGATGACTGTTGTAGGGCTTCGATCCTAATTGTGGTTCCACCCCTATTCTACATGGTATGCCACATGGGCGGTCAACGTAAATTCAGTCCTATACAAGTCAAGGAGAGGTCAACAATAGTCGAGGAAAGTCACCCCCCGGTCAACAAAAGTCCAACGAAAACTTCATGATCAATAAGTCAAAGGAAGAAGACAAATAAAAGAATAAGTCAAAGATGGAGGCAAAGGAGCAAAGAGGCCCAAAACCAAGCTATAAGGCCTTCATATGATATAGGGAATCTTCCCCTCAtgggtcactgagggagtcccagactaaggggtcctcgggcatccggcctattCAACATggaccggactgatgggctgtcaaGATAAAGGAAGAAGGTCACCTCCCGTGTCCAGTTGGGACTCCTGTATGCGTGAACGACAAGATTAAGTGTCTGGATATattgtttcctttctctgtaaactgactctgtacaactctaggcccctccagtgtctatataatccAGAGGGCCTAGACCGGAGACAGAATcataatattcataggctagacaagctaggatttagccattacaatctcgaggcagatcaactcttgtaacccctatactcatcgaatacaatcaagcaggacttagggttttacctcctttaagagggcccgaacctggataaacattgtatccttctgtccattgttaccattgatcctcggacatacagcttgggcccccctacccgagatttgccaattttgacaccgacattggtgctttcattgagagctccgatgTATTGTCAACAGAAGGATCAATGGCGCGCCTCTTCATCAACAATGATACTATGACTAGGGAGACTTTTTTTCCCGGAcaggtctttgtgttcggcggcttcgtgctaCATCCCGACTCAACCGGCCGCCTCGAGCGGGTCGACAGCTACGCCCTGGTCACCTGATCAGGTTCGGGAACTTGAACTACGTCGCTGACATCCGAAGGGATCTAATCTTCGAGGGATTCGTGGCCCCACTGCTGCtccccaccactacaaaaaaaagacacatccgtgacattttgggccgaacgatttttttacttatgacacttctatgacgataattgtgacaaaacccagtatcatcatagatatggtggactcctacttctatgacaaaaaatcatgacagagaatgagcttttcgtcctaggcgggccggagtcgcagctgcatgacattatttagtgtttgtgccaagaagaacttataggataacctatggtgatagttaatttgattctgctgaaaaacagaaactttgcacgcacaaaaataattttagtaattcatagAAATGTGatattgcgttgattctttttgctgtacatcaatatacaaattttccaggacttcctatttttgtaggatttttagagttccataagtattcgagagttacaggttgctacagactattctgtttttgacagattctgcttttcgtgtgttgtttgcttattttgatgcatctatggctagtatgtaagggtatgaactatagagaagttgaaatacagtaggtttaacaccaatataaataaagaatgagttcattacagtaccttatgtggtggtttttctttctttcactaacggagcttataagatttcctgttgagttttgtgttgtgaagttttcaagttttgggtaaagatttgatggactatggaataaggagtggcaagagcctaagattggggatgcccaagtcacccaagatattcaagaatagccaaaagtctaagcttagggatgccccggaaggcatcccctctttcatctttgtttatcggtaactttacttggagctatatttttattcgccacatgatatgtgttttgcttggagcgtcttgtatgatattagtctttgctttttagttttacacaatcatccttgctgtacacaccttttgggagaagcccacttgattagaatttattagagtacgctatgtgcttcacttatatcttttgagctagatagtttttgctctagtgcttcacttatatcttttagagcatggcggtggcttaattttgaagaaattgttgatatctcatgcttcacttatattattttgagagtcttttagaacagcatggtatttggtaTGGCTATAAATTttttcctagaatgatgagcatccaagttgggtataataaaaactatcatagaaagtgcattaaacactaggatcaatttgatgcttggtaattgttttgagatataaaggtggtaatgttagagtcatactagtgggtaattatgaaattgagaaatacttgtgttgaagttggcaagtcccgtagcatgcacgtatggtaaaagttgtgtgacaaatttgttgcgtgaagtgctcttttaattgtcttccttatgagtggaggtcgggatcgtgcgatggttaactcctaccaacccttcccctaggagcatgcgtagtagtacttttcttcgagggcaagtatacttttgcaataagtatatgagttctttatgactaatgtgagtccatggatatacgcacactcacccttccacttatctagccctcttgtgccgcgcaactttcgtcggtatcatgcacccattatttaccttcctcaaaacagccaccatacccacctattatggcatttccatagccattcc contains:
- the LOC119277781 gene encoding dnaJ protein homolog 1-like produces the protein MVNPPELYHRILDVPRGTSSQGLRAAYKGLARKWHPDKHPPASKPEAEARFKAITEAYEALLDQQENRAVFGVCNDDRAAEMFGTFGAGAGGGGARMARSRSDDFCMRSAPATPAREFTKVYSSGNTGGRRAFAEFSSSIMRKAPPLERALECTLEELCRGCKKQVKFTRDVVTKNGSIVKKEVTQAIMVKPGWRKGHKVTLDGMGDERPGCLPADAVFTVAEKKHSTFKRVGDDLVLKAKVPLVNALTGWSFSFRLLSGKKVSCSFDDEVVCPGYEKVIKGEGMPIAEQRGARGDLRVKLEIVFPEQLTDEQRAGLAEILKDCT
- the LOC119281807 gene encoding glycosyltransferase BC10-like, translating into MKGGVVDDLRVMFTRKESSTCLARSVMFLVIFAVGVIAGLWTATGPRTQYTRTINNIVFPSSSTTTVYAEAGFAEFVAPTRLMHDMTDEQLFWRASMVPVAAEYPFKRVPKVAFMFLTGRGELPLAPLWERFFRGNEDRFSVYVHAPPGMTVNVSTNSPFYGRQIPSQETAWGSISLMDAEKRLLANALLDFSNERFVLLSESCIPLHSFRAVYDYLIGSRHSFVEVYFQQTKQCQGRYSRRMAPAITLQQWRKGSQWFELSRDLAISVLADTKYYPLFRRHCRPSCYPDEHYLPTTVSMLHGARNANRTVTYVDWSKGGAHPAKHTAENVTAAAIQGIRRRRWRNDRPCYYNQRPTSMCFLFARKFAPDTLGPLLNMSSAVMGY